From Chroogloeocystis siderophila 5.2 s.c.1, the proteins below share one genomic window:
- a CDS encoding DUF1622 domain-containing protein, giving the protein MMSAISIVENFNVAQDVETIVRILDKQVVSIIQLLALFVISIGIIKALLIFVQQALFQSHSNTAFQKSRLEMGYSFSLGLSFLVGASILKTIIAPTWDDIGKLGAIILIRTVLNYLLLQAIAKQSTPNNTVTDTSQPRMIVSAK; this is encoded by the coding sequence ATGATGTCAGCAATAAGCATAGTAGAAAATTTTAATGTAGCCCAAGATGTAGAAACAATAGTTCGGATACTAGACAAACAAGTCGTAAGCATCATTCAACTACTTGCACTTTTTGTAATTTCTATAGGAATTATTAAAGCTTTACTGATTTTTGTTCAACAAGCTTTATTTCAATCTCACTCTAATACAGCTTTTCAAAAAAGCCGCTTAGAAATGGGCTATTCTTTTTCGTTGGGTCTAAGCTTTTTGGTTGGTGCTAGTATCCTCAAGACAATTATTGCGCCTACTTGGGACGATATTGGTAAACTCGGTGCAATTATCTTGATTCGGACAGTTCTAAATTATCTCCTTCTACAAGCGATTGCTAAGCAATCAACACCCAACAATACCGTTACCGATACGAGTCAGCCCAGAATGATAGTAAGTGCTAAATAG
- the mnmA gene encoding tRNA 2-thiouridine(34) synthase MnmA, with protein MKKVVVGLSGGVDSSTAAAILQQQGYEVVGLTLWLMKGKGQCCSEGMIDAAYICEQLGIEHHVVDIREVFQTNIIDYLVAGYSAGITPLPCSQCNKTVKFGPMLDYAREHLGIDKIATGHYAKITYDAATNRYQLRRAVDRNKDQTYFLYDLSQDLLAGTVFPLGETTKTETRQIAAQFDLKTANKPESQDLCLVEANGSMRQFLDKYITPKQGEIVDATGKVLGQHEGVHHYTIGQRRGLGIAAAEPLYVIGLDAVMNRVIVGDRTSATQSECTVQRVNWVSIAEPTAPIRAEVQVRYRSQPVSVTVIPLENSRVKLVFDEPQFSITPGQAAVWYDGDIVLGGGVIERQ; from the coding sequence ATGAAAAAAGTCGTAGTTGGTCTATCTGGTGGCGTTGATAGTTCCACAGCTGCTGCCATTTTACAACAACAAGGTTATGAAGTTGTAGGTCTTACCCTTTGGTTGATGAAGGGTAAAGGTCAGTGCTGTTCTGAAGGTATGATTGATGCGGCTTATATTTGCGAACAGTTAGGGATTGAGCATCACGTTGTTGATATTCGCGAGGTCTTTCAAACTAATATCATCGATTATTTAGTTGCAGGTTACAGTGCAGGCATTACACCATTACCGTGTTCGCAATGCAACAAAACGGTTAAGTTTGGTCCAATGCTAGATTATGCCCGTGAACATTTAGGTATAGATAAAATTGCTACAGGTCACTACGCCAAAATCACCTATGATGCTGCGACAAATCGCTATCAATTGCGTCGTGCGGTAGATCGTAACAAAGATCAAACATACTTTTTATACGATTTATCACAAGATTTACTTGCAGGAACAGTGTTTCCTTTAGGTGAAACAACCAAGACAGAAACACGGCAAATTGCTGCTCAATTTGACCTAAAAACTGCTAACAAGCCAGAAAGTCAAGATTTATGTTTAGTTGAAGCTAACGGTTCGATGCGACAATTTCTTGACAAATACATTACACCCAAACAAGGTGAAATTGTTGATGCCACGGGAAAAGTGTTAGGACAGCACGAAGGAGTGCATCATTATACAATCGGACAGCGTAGAGGCTTAGGAATTGCTGCGGCTGAACCGTTGTATGTGATTGGCTTAGATGCAGTGATGAATCGCGTGATAGTTGGCGATCGCACCAGCGCTACGCAATCTGAATGCACTGTACAACGCGTTAATTGGGTTTCCATCGCCGAACCAACTGCACCAATTCGCGCGGAAGTTCAAGTACGCTATCGTTCGCAGCCTGTTTCTGTTACAGTCATCCCCCTAGAAAACTCGCGTGTCAAACTCGTCTTTGACGAACCGCAATTTAGTATCACACCTGGACAAGCCGCAGTTTGGTACGATGGCGATATAGTACTAGGTGGCGGCGTAATTGAAAGACAGTAG
- a CDS encoding nitrate/sulfonate/bicarbonate ABC transporter ATP-binding protein, producing the protein MTSSHEHLITVERVYKSFPLPEGKGEFTVLSDVSLVVRSGEVVALLGRSGSGKSTLLRIMAGLIPPSQGRVLSNGKLLRGANRDVAMVFQSFALLPWLTVQENVELGLEAQGISREQRRQRALKAIDLVGLDGFESAYPKELSGGMKQRVGFARAFVLEPQVLFMDEPFSALDVLTAENLRGEIDDLWNAKTFPSKSILIVTHNIEEAVFLADRVVILGANPGRVRGEVLIDLPRPHDRASSRFKSLVDYIYTIMTNPEIKVTGVAFESPQVPVASQSPYAKPLPHARVGGISGLLELIVDQPEGTDDLPHLAERLQLAVDDLLPILDAAVLLNFAKVAQGDVKLTEIGQDFATTTILRSKDLFRQQVLKHVPVIGSIVQTLREKRSGFMRADFFLDLWDEYFPHAEAERQFATAVDWGRYAELFEYDASEERLYLPLQTDKVVEESTL; encoded by the coding sequence ATGACCTCAAGTCACGAACATCTGATTACCGTTGAACGTGTTTACAAAAGTTTTCCCCTACCGGAAGGCAAAGGTGAATTCACGGTGTTAAGCGACGTTAGTTTAGTCGTGCGATCGGGTGAAGTTGTCGCGCTGTTGGGACGCAGTGGCAGTGGAAAAAGTACATTATTACGTATCATGGCAGGCTTAATTCCTCCTAGTCAGGGACGGGTCTTAAGCAATGGCAAGTTACTCCGAGGTGCGAATCGTGATGTAGCAATGGTGTTTCAAAGCTTTGCACTTCTGCCTTGGCTAACTGTACAAGAAAATGTTGAATTGGGACTGGAAGCGCAGGGTATTAGCCGCGAACAACGCCGACAAAGAGCGTTGAAAGCAATTGATCTTGTTGGTTTAGATGGTTTTGAGAGTGCCTATCCTAAAGAATTATCTGGTGGAATGAAACAGCGTGTTGGTTTTGCACGAGCGTTTGTCCTGGAACCGCAAGTTTTATTTATGGATGAACCTTTTAGTGCGTTAGATGTGCTGACTGCGGAAAACCTACGGGGTGAAATTGACGATTTATGGAATGCTAAAACCTTTCCCTCTAAAAGTATTTTGATTGTCACCCACAATATTGAGGAAGCGGTATTTCTTGCCGATCGCGTCGTGATATTAGGAGCAAATCCTGGAAGAGTGCGGGGCGAAGTTTTGATTGATTTACCGCGTCCTCACGATCGCGCGAGTTCTCGCTTCAAATCTTTGGTGGACTATATTTATACAATTATGACAAATCCTGAGATCAAAGTGACTGGAGTTGCTTTTGAATCTCCCCAAGTACCTGTAGCATCGCAGTCTCCCTATGCTAAACCGTTACCTCATGCTCGCGTTGGTGGTATTAGTGGTTTACTAGAACTGATTGTCGATCAACCCGAAGGCACTGACGATCTGCCTCATCTTGCAGAACGTCTTCAACTTGCTGTAGACGACTTACTGCCTATTTTGGATGCTGCTGTGTTACTAAATTTTGCTAAAGTTGCACAGGGAGATGTCAAATTGACAGAAATTGGACAGGATTTTGCCACAACAACAATTTTGCGGAGCAAAGATCTGTTTCGACAACAGGTACTAAAACACGTTCCTGTCATCGGCAGTATTGTACAAACTCTGCGGGAGAAAAGAAGTGGCTTTATGCGGGCAGATTTTTTCCTGGATTTATGGGATGAATATTTCCCACACGCAGAGGCAGAACGTCAATTTGCAACAGCAGTAGACTGGGGACGCTATGCAGAATTATTTGAATATGATGCTAGTGAGGAACGACTATATCTTCCGCTACAGACTGATAAGGTTGTTGAAGAAAGTACTCTGTGA
- a CDS encoding ABC transporter permease, whose translation MKTFPSPEALRRLPFGLADIAVILGTLVLLALIARVGAGTLVSFQPPDIVPGIDLNPRNLPYYAARSTLRMFIALLCSTVFTLVYGYIAANSRRAEQVMIPLLDILQSVPVLGFLSITVTGFIALFPGSLLGLEAASIFAIFTSQVWNMTFSFYQSLRTVPKELDEAVTLYQLSHWQRFTKLEVPASMIGLLWNAMMSFGGGWFFVAASEAISVLNQEYTLPGIGSYVATAIAAENLPALGWALLTIAVVIILVDQLFWRPLIAWSDKFRLEQSASAQAPESWVYDLLKAARIPRLIGNALIPVRETVNQVLSGLTRPKPTAIVTDRQQKMSDRLYNFILLAIIGALVAWALHFILTTVGFAEVLKTFWLGVLTLLRVTVLLIFATLIWTPIGVAIGFNPKLARLLQPVVQFLASFPANFIFPFATLFFIRSHISIDWGSILLMSLGAQWYILFNSIAGAQSIPTDLREMASDIGLKGWKRWQRLIIPGIFSAWVTGGVTASGGAWNASIVAEIVSWGQTTLTATGLGTYIAQATAVGDWSRIVLGIGMMSLFVVGLNRLLWRRLYQLAEVKYHL comes from the coding sequence ATGAAAACTTTTCCTTCCCCTGAAGCGCTTCGACGCTTGCCATTTGGGTTGGCTGATATTGCAGTTATTCTTGGCACCTTAGTTTTACTCGCACTTATTGCTCGTGTAGGGGCTGGAACTTTGGTGAGTTTTCAGCCTCCAGATATTGTGCCTGGAATCGACCTCAATCCGCGTAACTTGCCGTACTATGCAGCACGATCGACCTTGCGGATGTTTATTGCACTGTTGTGTTCAACTGTTTTCACACTTGTTTACGGTTATATCGCTGCTAACAGCCGTCGGGCTGAACAGGTGATGATTCCGCTGCTGGACATCTTGCAATCAGTTCCAGTTTTAGGATTTCTTTCGATTACAGTCACAGGCTTTATTGCGTTGTTTCCTGGTAGTTTGTTGGGATTGGAAGCGGCATCTATTTTTGCAATCTTTACTAGCCAAGTCTGGAATATGACTTTTTCGTTTTACCAGTCTTTGCGAACTGTACCAAAAGAACTCGATGAAGCTGTTACCCTCTACCAACTTTCACACTGGCAACGATTTACCAAACTGGAAGTTCCTGCATCAATGATTGGGCTGCTGTGGAACGCAATGATGAGCTTTGGTGGAGGCTGGTTCTTTGTCGCAGCAAGTGAAGCGATTAGTGTTTTGAACCAAGAATATACCTTACCAGGGATTGGGTCGTATGTAGCAACAGCGATCGCCGCAGAAAATCTTCCAGCTTTAGGGTGGGCATTGCTGACAATTGCTGTTGTGATTATTTTAGTAGATCAGTTATTTTGGCGACCACTTATTGCCTGGTCAGATAAGTTTCGCTTAGAGCAAAGCGCTTCGGCACAAGCACCAGAATCGTGGGTATATGACTTGTTAAAAGCGGCTCGAATTCCGCGACTGATTGGCAATGCCCTGATTCCAGTGCGAGAAACAGTGAATCAGGTCTTATCAGGATTAACACGACCCAAGCCGACTGCGATTGTTACTGATCGACAGCAAAAGATGAGCGATCGCCTTTACAACTTTATCTTATTAGCGATCATCGGAGCTTTGGTCGCTTGGGCGTTGCATTTTATTTTAACCACTGTTGGTTTTGCTGAAGTCCTCAAAACCTTCTGGCTCGGTGTCCTGACCTTGCTGCGCGTTACGGTGCTACTGATATTTGCTACGCTAATCTGGACTCCCATTGGAGTTGCTATTGGCTTTAACCCTAAGTTGGCCCGTCTGTTACAGCCCGTGGTGCAGTTTCTCGCTTCTTTTCCTGCAAACTTTATTTTCCCTTTTGCAACACTATTTTTCATCCGTTCTCACATTAGTATTGATTGGGGGAGCATTTTACTAATGTCATTGGGCGCTCAGTGGTATATTTTATTCAACTCGATCGCGGGCGCTCAAAGCATTCCAACTGACCTGCGAGAAATGGCAAGCGATATTGGATTAAAAGGTTGGAAACGTTGGCAAAGACTAATTATTCCAGGAATTTTTTCCGCGTGGGTGACAGGTGGTGTCACGGCTAGCGGTGGAGCCTGGAACGCTAGTATTGTTGCAGAAATTGTCTCTTGGGGGCAGACAACACTTACAGCAACTGGCTTAGGAACCTACATTGCTCAAGCCACCGCAGTTGGAGACTGGTCGCGGATTGTGTTGGGCATCGGGATGATGAGTTTATTTGTGGTCGGGCTAAACCGTTTGTTGTGGCGGCGGTTGTATCAGTTGGCAGAAGTCAAATACCATTTATAA